A window of Metabacillus sp. B2-18 contains these coding sequences:
- a CDS encoding HAD family hydrolase gives MIKAIFFDLDDTLLWDQKSVKEAFVATCQLAEQKYGIHSEKLEEAVRNEARELYSSYETYDFTQMIGINPFEGLWGNFLDDEENFRKMKEIVPTYRKEAWTRGLKACGIDDPDYGATLAEEFPAQRRKKPFVYDESFQVLDKLKESYRLLLLTNGSPDLQNTKLEITPELVPYFEQIIISGAFGRGKPDPTIFEHALEKMNLSKDDAIMVGDNLMTDILGASRVGMKSVWINRHNKERNEVQPDFEITHLEELYPILDQLNK, from the coding sequence ATGATTAAAGCTATTTTCTTTGATTTAGATGATACGTTATTATGGGATCAAAAAAGTGTAAAGGAAGCATTTGTTGCGACATGTCAATTAGCCGAACAAAAATATGGAATACATTCTGAAAAGCTTGAAGAAGCTGTCCGAAACGAAGCGAGGGAGCTTTACTCCTCATACGAAACATATGATTTTACGCAAATGATCGGGATCAATCCGTTTGAGGGTCTTTGGGGTAACTTTTTAGACGATGAAGAGAATTTTCGAAAGATGAAAGAAATCGTTCCCACATATCGGAAAGAAGCATGGACAAGAGGCTTAAAAGCTTGTGGGATTGATGATCCTGACTATGGAGCAACGCTAGCTGAAGAATTTCCAGCACAAAGAAGAAAAAAACCTTTTGTTTACGATGAGTCTTTTCAAGTGTTGGACAAGTTAAAGGAATCTTATCGTCTTCTTTTGTTAACAAACGGTTCTCCAGACTTACAAAATACTAAATTAGAAATTACTCCAGAGCTAGTTCCTTACTTTGAGCAAATTATTATTTCCGGTGCCTTTGGAAGAGGCAAACCTGATCCAACTATTTTTGAACATGCATTAGAAAAGATGAATCTTTCAAAAGATGACGCAATAATGGTAGGAGATAATCTTATGACAGATATTTTAGGTGCATCAAGAGTTGGAATGAAATCTGTTTGGATTAACCGTCATAACAAAGAACGAAACGAAGTACAACCAGACTTTGAAATCACTCATCTTGAAGAGCTGTATCCAATTTTAGATCAACTTAACAAGTAA
- the uraD gene encoding 2-oxo-4-hydroxy-4-carboxy-5-ureidoimidazoline decarboxylase, with product MTIHDANVLTREEFVSTFRWIFEHSIAEQVSELRPFPSYQFLHHAMKKRVKKYTIEERVALLQTLPDFIETILGQNPYNHVSKQSGFKSLTSREYKKFIAYHNKYIKKFGFPFIIAMRGHNKQSVYDALKKRLKNSENEEIEAAIEEMFRIYFYILREIISNEDRDEMKKQSV from the coding sequence ATGACAATTCATGATGCGAATGTGCTTACACGTGAGGAATTTGTTTCAACTTTTCGTTGGATTTTTGAGCATTCAATTGCCGAACAGGTATCCGAATTAAGACCTTTTCCCTCTTATCAATTTCTTCATCATGCAATGAAAAAACGTGTAAAAAAATATACAATTGAAGAAAGAGTTGCACTACTTCAAACTCTTCCGGATTTTATTGAAACAATTCTAGGTCAAAACCCTTACAATCATGTAAGCAAGCAATCGGGATTTAAATCTTTAACATCTAGAGAATATAAAAAATTCATCGCTTATCATAATAAATATATAAAGAAATTCGGTTTTCCCTTTATTATCGCAATGCGTGGACACAATAAACAATCTGTTTATGATGCATTAAAAAAGAGATTAAAAAACAGTGAAAATGAAGAAATAGAAGCAGCAATTGAAGAAATGTTCCGCATTTATTTTTATATTTTAAGGGAAATTATTTCTAATGAAGATCGAGATGAAATGAAGAAACAATCCGTATAA
- a CDS encoding (2Fe-2S)-binding protein gives MKKAKVENKIDLSFELNGQPYHLTVPPTYRLVDILRTDLQLTGTKISCEIGRCGACSVLLNGKVVNSCLVMAYQIHLSTIETIEHVSHQSLHPIQQAFLEEGGLQCGYCTPGMIIALKDLLEQNQQPTDEDVFEHLSGNLCRCTGYTGIIRAVQRYREMVNKKEEIQ, from the coding sequence AAAAGGCAAAAGTGGAAAATAAAATAGATCTATCTTTTGAATTAAATGGTCAACCGTATCATTTAACCGTACCGCCAACTTATCGGTTAGTCGATATTTTAAGAACAGATTTACAATTAACAGGCACCAAAATATCTTGTGAAATCGGAAGGTGCGGAGCATGCTCCGTATTACTGAATGGAAAAGTTGTAAATTCTTGCTTAGTCATGGCCTATCAGATACATCTTTCAACAATAGAAACAATTGAACATGTATCACATCAATCACTTCATCCAATTCAGCAGGCATTTCTTGAAGAAGGTGGACTTCAATGTGGATATTGTACTCCAGGAATGATTATAGCGCTAAAGGATTTGTTAGAGCAAAATCAACAGCCAACAGATGAGGATGTTTTTGAACATTTATCAGGCAACCTTTGTCGGTGTACTGGTTACACAGGAATCATTAGAGCTGTTCAACGTTACAGAGAGATGGTAAACAAAAAAGAAGAAATTCAGTAA